A window of Benincasa hispida cultivar B227 chromosome 9, ASM972705v1, whole genome shotgun sequence genomic DNA:
AGTTTATCACCAGTTAGAGCCAAGTATTCGCCtggaagaaagaaaattgtCCAAGAAAATTTGCTGCTTTTTAGACCAAACAAGCATATGGCGATCAAATTTTGGGACTATCATATATGGTTCAATTAAGGGATAGCAGAGAAGATTATGCAATTAAATATGTTGCTTTTGGATGTATTACTTGATCGAATTTACAATTATTGCCATCTGATCCTAACAGAACTTTCACTTAAATAAATGGCTTTACCACAATGATGATGTTCACTTTCCTTCATATTTTTTGTCATTCTTATACGCTTCAAGGGAAGACAGCCATGAGAAATCTTCATCAGTGCACCAATTCCTGGATCTTACATCAGTGCACCAAAGGAATTTACTATGGACTTTCTTCTATCTTCCAATTGAACTAATTTGAGGAATCCAACATTGTGCTATGCGCTCGACTTAAACAATTCCGGGATCTTATATTTCTAGGTTTTACccttatttcttttctttctctctctctctctctctctgtttttttttttttttttgggttggggGGGTGGGGGGAAACAAATTCAAAATGCTGCaagattttaataatatatatactacCTAAGTAGCCAGGAAGACGAGAAAGATAGAAGGAAGCTCCAGCGTCAGGATGAAAACCCATTCGAACCTCAGGATGAGAAAAAACCTGTAATAATTACatgtaagaagaagaagaaatgtggagACTCTACATATTGCTTTTGTCAATACGAATAGATGGGTGTGATATAAATGGGTATATTTCTAGCGACTTACGAAAATAGGAGTTTGAAGGTGAGTGTTCTTTCTTGCACAAATTGTGCTTCTACTACATAAAAATATTTGGAAACTTATAATTTGAAAGGAAAAGCCTAATCCCATTGCCAACAGTGTGGTCCAGTAAAATTCCAAATTATGAAATCTGTGCAGAAATGCTATTGCTGTCCATCCCTTCCAGAAATATATTATACACTCAGATAAACACGTTCATAGGATATGCAATTTCTAGAATTAAATAGTACATTTGTACTTTCCTTTATTTCATTTCTCTCCCTTTGGGAGAATGTTCCCTCAAACAATTTTCAATCAATGAGAAGTTCATTTCTTGTTTAGCTATCAAACATTTGCTGACATTCATCAAGTTCTATTAAATTTCTCCATTTTCAAATACTTGAATCTATTTATTCAAATATGACGTTATGCGACGTTGACGAGCAATGTCAAATAGAGTCATTTAAGTATCCAGATAGAATAACATCACAAAAAGATGATCGCACTTATTGCACCTATATTCACTTACAGTTCTATCAGTCACCACTTTGAACATTCCTGGAAGGGAAATCCCAGCCCCACCTCCCATCATGATACCATCCAACAGGGCCacctaataaaaataataatgacaaGCTACAAAGTTTTATAGGCGGCATAAAGTTCATACATAAATACATATACAAACAAAATGaagagagagggaaaaaaaaaccataaattgCATACTGAAACTCTCTTTAACCCCAACAGTAACCCTAGACCCAGAGAAAAAATCATCAAGAGTGATGAGCTCTTTTTAGTCAATCAAAATATGGAATATTTCAACAGAGAACATGAAGTTACTCACATGTGGCTTCAAGTAAGTTCCTTGAAGATACACAAATTTGTATAATGTCTCAAAGAACTTCTTGCAGTCTTCAATATTCCCTGTGCCCAAAACGAAAAAGGATCAACTTAAGGTTCTAACTTACTTGCATGAGATAGTGAAACCCCATTTAAAGCACCATACACTGGAtgaaagatgaaaataaatctGTTAGGCTGTTATTGTAGTTTCTTTTTCTCatcctttttaatattttattatttagttaCAACTATGAAAACTATACAAATCAATGGATGTGGATTATTGTCCAAAAGGAGAACCAAACGTGGGAAAGATTTTTCATAGTGTGACACTGTCTAATTCACTAAGTTTATGAACCTTTAATCAAAGATCTCTATTTCATATAACCAAACTGGTCCATTACGTCAGTACGTTTCTTTATCTAAGTAAtctaaataacaaaaaaaagtgATATAATAGTGAATTCCAATTCGAAAGAAATAAAGGCCATCAGGAAACATTCATTTGATTCCAGTTCCACTTATTTTCTTTACATTACTTGAATAATTCTTGGAACTCATATGTGTGTGACATGTAATTGAGGGGAGAGCATCAAAGACTTTATTGTGAGGTTTCTCACGATATAAAGGATAACTATTGAGTTCAATTTTTCCTTCTCCATATCCTTCCAGaatcttttttctctttaatcGGTATTGTAGCTTCCCCAAAGCAAAAGCCAAGACAATATGGAGGTTTTCCTCTTCATTTTCATTCTATTTCTTATAATAGGAATTAGATCAGTTTTTGGGATAAAGAAGATAGGGTATGAGAACGAGTGAGGTCGTATTACTTCAACTTAGGCCTCCAACCTCAAACATATTTGCTAATACTAACAGTTTTCTTTCTTACTTTTGGCCAGTCGAAGAAAGCTTTCACGATTTCCCTAATATGGTATTGACCTTGATTTCCAGTCATCCTCTCGTCTCCATTTTCATTTCTATCCTTTTCATTACATTTGTTTCATATTAGAAAATTTGCTGAAATGACAATCATATCATTTCCCTGAGAAACCGACAGCATTTGCCATTCATAATGAGAATACTGAGGCATGAACAAAATTAACATTAAACAAGCAATGTCATAGCCTATTTGCCTTCGTAGAGTCTCAATACTTAATAGCAACACTGAATCCTACAAAATTACATGATCATATAAATGTCTCAACCAATGCCAATGATTAGTTTTCAAAGTTCCATTCGAAACATCAAAAGACCTCTCACCTTCATTTGATAAATGATAAAGCGCAACAACATCTGCACCGGAGCAAAAGGCCCTGCCACTACCcttcaaaaaagaaataatatgaCACTTCTCAGGTGCGGGAGGTAGAACAAGTCCGAATGATAAAACACAAGCTAAACTTACAATAGCTTCCAGATAAATTAAGACGTTTCTGACACtggaaatataaaaattaaatcggAGAAAGAGTTCAACGTTGAGCATCCGTGAATGCACACGCAAACCAATTCACACCTTCATTAAGACAAATCCGATATCAGAATTTTCCTCCCACGACTCATAAAGCCTGTTCAACCGAGCTACCTACAACAAATAGAGCTCTTCTTTGAACATCTTCCAACAAGTAGGCAATTATGAACCAAACAAGATAGAAAGCTAATCTCACTAcacagaaaagaagaaaagaatcgTAGAAAAAGAACCATGGAAGTAGTGAGAGCATTGAGAGCTGATGGCCTATTGAGGATAGCTGCTCTGGACTTCGGTCTTCCTTCCACTAGAACCTAAATATCACATAAACACTTCTTCAGAACAAAACCGATACCTGCTCAGTAAGCTCCTCCTCCGAAAATGAATCCAGTTTAGGAGAGAAAAACAGAAAGAAAGAGACGCATTTCCGCGTTTGATAACTTGTTAACAAACTAATAAAGAACTCCGAACACGAACGAACCTGGTCGGAAAGATCATCAGTTTGAGCATAGTTTGGTAGAGCAGAGAAGCCTCTCTTCAGGTTAGAAAATGAACTAAATCGCTGAAATGAAGATCTCCTCACTGCTTCCAGTGCTTTCCATCTCTGCATCTCTCCCCGTCTTTCTGGAAGTCTGTGTGAATTGTTCTAGATTCCACAATCTTCGTTCTCGTCTATGAATTCTTTGAAGCTAAGAACACTTTCAAATTTCAAGCGAAGTTCAAAGAAATTTTGCTCCGTATTGCGGCTACGAGACCGTTCTTGATTCGGAGATTTTGGGACTGTCTGGTGTTTAGTTGGAGGGAAAAAGCCCATTTCATTAGGCGCTGATTCCAGATAAATGGACCGAAGGCTTCTTTGAGGCCCAAGTCCAACTATGTAACGGCCCAACAATGAGGAAACCCGGTCCAGCATATGGCCCATGTGGATTTgaaacaattttaaacatttttctcaatattaatattagattatttattgagcatatttaacattttaaaagaaTCCATAGCTTCAAAATTTACTTACTATTTATGATAAcagaagaaaagagaaggaatagaTTCAATTTTTCTAGTGATCTAAGAAAATGAGTATTTGTCCATTCATTAGGGTTGATGTACTATAGGAACGAAATGTTTGAAATGTTTGTCATACATGACATATATTGTGCtaacttttctttattcttttttttttttagttcaacatgTAAAGTAGAGATCTAACTCTCTAATACATAGGTCAATAACACGATATCTTAACCAATTGAGTTATATTCACGTTGGTGGTTATAATTTATCGATCTGaacataatttaattggttaaaatattgtattttgttttaagaattcaaataataaaaaatcttcTCATGTCAGtccaaaattatttcaaatttgtaCAAAACTATTCTTGTTCGGTAGGTAACTTTTTCCCCCATATAAATAAGCTTTCAATTCTAATATGACAAACTAGAAAACTTACATCTAAAACAAACTAAAGAGTGCCAATTGGCTCCACTCGATCACTTATTTTGGAAGTCTTATCTGCTTGGAAGGAACTTTTCAAGTATTAAAAGAAATGTTttcaagtgaaaaaaaaaaaaattgtaagcaCTTTGCCCAAACAGACTCACTTTTACTAGTTTCGAATAACTTTTAATTCTAGACAAACTAAAGGTGTTTTCAGCTCTATTTTAGTTACAAAAACACACAATGGAATGTCATCCTTTCAACACAACACATCTAAATTGAATCTATAACACTAACAGGCTAGTGAAGAGCTATACTAAATAAACCACATGATTTTGTagcttgttcatttgtagttcCACCAAACCTTCATTCAAGTGCAGATCAGCTGGAAAATGTAGGGCCATCTTGTATGGTTTTAACAGGAACAGTATAAGGAGAATTCCAGTCAGCATCAAACACTTCTTGAACCTGCTTAACAATAGCTGGGTTGTATGTTCCAAAGCTGACACCAGAAGTTACATAGAAGTAATCCCATCCAAGATTGCTTGTTCCTATGTGTGCTCTAACATCACTAACTACAAACTTTCCATGCTGAACTCTAGTAAAACTTGGATATGCATTTTTCGTTCTCGTTCCGTTGTGATAAAGTGCCGGTCCCGTTTCATTATAACCGGGAACAACATAGTATTTGATCTCAACTTTGCCAAAACAatcattgaattttgaagaGTTACAGAGGATGTTTGAGTAGAGGAGAGACTTGAGGTATGGATCGGTGCTCTCAACAAAATGTGTCCAATATGATACCAATAACTTGACAGTTGCATTTTTTGAGAAGACGACCTGTAATGATAAATGGATTTGTCAAGATTTAAAATCTAGAATGAAAGCCCTTTTCTACCAGATTGTACAAGAAACCTCGGTATTGAAACTTAGAAATGGTTGGGGTTAGGATGCAGTGAATACCAAACGGCCTCACATAATTTTAATACTTGACATTACTAGTCTCAAGAATGCTCAACTATTGCATACCTTTCCGTCTGTTAAATGTTTTTGTAAGATCAACAACCTAAAAACTAGTCTCGATAAATTCCAAGTTTAGTCGTTGGCTTTTAAATTTGTGTCTAACaggtctctaaactttaaaaagtatataCAAGATCTCTAAACTtacaattttgtatttaaagtccttgtctttaaaaaatatttaataactcTCTCAACTAGAACATATTTGAAATTAGTATATGAAACTAACAAACTTGTGTCTAATGGGTCTCTAAcatatttgaactttttaaaaattaatggcTCTATTAGatgtaaaattgaatatttgtcTAATAAAATTctacacttttaattttttgtctaatagatccatgaattttaaaaattgtccAATAGGTCTTTGACCTATTTACACAAAATTGCatgtttaaaaatatgttaacaaatttaaagtttagagaccaaataGACACAAACATGAAAGTTTAGAACCTTGTAATTTAACCACTTTGAGCCCTTTTTCTACATCATTTTCTAATAACAGTAATGGGAGTGCATTATAACATTAACCGCAGAAGCAATCAGGAAAAGTCACGGATAAATTTACCTCTGATATTGCAGAAGACAAGGACGACCAGTAAATTGTGGGTGTGGTAAATTGAGACTGACCCAGCCAGTCCATGGTACTAATCCTAACAGTTGCTCCACTGCTCACAGATTTAATTGTATCTGACCATGCCTGTTCGTCAGATTGGTACCTGCCAAATAATAGCTGTGGACTGCAAATGATTTTAAAGTGGAGGATGAGGTACACTATCTAAAACTAACAAGGTGTTTGGGGTGTtaagttgattattataattaatagttATTATAGTTcgtaggttataatagtttatatGTTATAATAGTCTGTATATGGAATGCATACTATTATGATTattttggtttgggttataatagtttgtgtttggagtgTAGACTATCTTAGTCTAGGtaggaaatagtaaatactataacaAAGAAGGAAAGAGAAGGTGagtaggaaatagtaaacacttaGCAAAGAGAGATTTGAAATAGTGATATTGTAGTTAACTACAGGTTATAATAGTTGAAAACACCAACTAGTATTATTAGAACCCCAAACATGGAGTGTGCTGACTATAACAGCCCACTCTACCCACTTGAAGTTTGGGGTTCAAACACTCCCTAAATGTAAATGGAGACCTGTTAGTTGTTCACCCACTGGAGCTATTGATACAACTGAGCATCACCACCTTTCAAAAACAGTATTATCTCTCGGCCTATACAGCAAGCAATGGATACCAAGAAAAACGGCACCCAGAATACACATACAGGCCACAAACATGTGATATGCATTTCCACTTTTCCTCTAAACCGAAttctttatattaatttcttctAAACACTTCTAGTTGGTGTTGGTTTTGTGGCTTTGTCTGAATTCCACGTTTGTCTATGGATATGTCTTAATTTCTGGTATATAAGGATGTAAAGGTATCTTACATCCTCATCCTGGTAACCATTTTGCAGGGAAGTATGGGTTTATAGGATGCCTAATTGACATAAAAATCTGACAGAAGTCCAGAAGATCAATATTTTACTTGAACTGAAGTCGAAGTAATTCGTAACAAAATGATAATAGTTAACTACAGTAAATTGGGTTCGCACCTAAAGTTCAAAGTTGTATGTTAAACTAATATTTCATAAAAAGAATTTGTAATATCGATCAATTCACTTCACTACTTCTCAAAATCTATATCAGGTTTAATTTGATTGGATTGTTCAATTTAGTACGTGGTTAAATACTATATCTCTTAATTTTTCATATATCATATGAATTTAATAAtgaatttataatacattacttGCTAATATTTTATAGCATGGCTCACCTTACTCAGGTTTTGTTCCTTTTCCCTTAACGCATTGTACTTACTTTAGTTTAAACTTCGTATTCCAGAAGAGAAATAGCACAAAAAGGTGACAATATTGCCAAATACCTCTGGAGGGGCGAAAGAGACATAGCAAGAGTAAGGCAGCAACGTTGATAAGCTGCTCCCAGGAGTCTGGATAGATAATTTGAGTGTGTAAGGATCTGAAATAAACGGATATCCTAATGTATGGAGAAACTTCATATACGGTGGAAGCGGTGACCTGCAAAATGGTTAACAGTACCAAACAATGTTAACAGTGAGCATATTGGAAACTTCACATATGAATGGATATCCTAGATTGCACGAAGAGGAATGTGGCagagaaaatgtttaacttaagcaaaacaaattaaataccAGTGATACAAACATATCGGTACGTCTAATTTGTAATTGTGTTTTCAAGTATCCTTAAATTTCTCCATGTACATTTGAACCAACTtgagggaagaaaaaaaaagtgaagttGATTACAGGAAAACAAACTATATCTATATTTATCCTCACATGCTAAACATTGATATATTTcaagaaactaaatttaatataagcTCAAAATTCTTTGCGCTATATCTATAGGGAATGGGGATTTGGGAAATGGATTTTATTGGCCTGTATTTGTAAATTTTACtgcca
This region includes:
- the LOC120084880 gene encoding 3-hydroxyisobutyryl-CoA hydrolase-like protein 2, mitochondrial is translated as MQRWKALEAVRRSSFQRFSSFSNLKRGFSALPNYAQTDDLSDQVLVEGRPKSRAAILNRPSALNALTTSMVARLNRLYESWEENSDIGFVLMKGSGRAFCSGADVVALYHLSNEGNIEDCKKFFETLYKFVYLQGTYLKPHVALLDGIMMGGGAGISLPGMFKVVTDRTVFSHPEVRMGFHPDAGASFYLSRLPGYLGEYLALTGDKLNGVEMIVCRLATHYSLNARLGGIEERLGKMITDDPSVIESSLAAYGDLVYPDSRRSVLSKLDAIDKCFSHDTVEEILEALEKEAAESYDEWYSTTLKLLKEASPLSLKVTLRSIREGRFQSLDQCLAREYRISLNGILKQASPDFYEGVRARLVDKDFAPKWNPPTLGDVSKDMVDSYFSRAGELPELELPTALREPFI